The following proteins come from a genomic window of Lolium rigidum isolate FL_2022 chromosome 5, APGP_CSIRO_Lrig_0.1, whole genome shotgun sequence:
- the LOC124655060 gene encoding KRR1 small subunit processome component homolog, translating to MASDVEASAAAAEAPEGKNWKRKGKHDKEKPWDEDPTIDRWTVEKFDPSWNEGGLLEVSSFSTLFPEYREKYLQDAWPIVKGALKEFGVSCELNLVEGSMTVSTTRKTRDPYIILKARDLIKLLSRSVPAPQAIKVLNDEMNCDIIKIGSIIRNKERFVKRRERLLGPNLSTLKAIEILTGCYILVQGNTVAAMGTFKGLKQVRKVVEDCIKNIKHPVYHIKELLIKRELAKNPALATESWNRFLPNFKKKNVKQKKPNTKEKKQYTPFPPPQQPSKIDLELESGEYFMSDKKKSAKKWQDKLDKQSEKSEEKKRKREAAFVPPKENTQSTKTTDDNNGIADIAKSLKKKAKKLRNSEAQENVKIESYVASNEESHSKKKQKSSSM from the exons ATGGCTTCGGACGTCGaagcgagcgcggcggcggcggaagcccCGGAGGGCAAGAACTGGAAGCGGAAGGGGAAGCACGACAAGGAGAAGCCCTGGGACGAAGACCCCACCATCGACCGCTGGACGGTCGAGAAGTTCGACCCCTCCTGGAACGAGGGCGGCCTGCTGGAGGTCAGCTCCTTCTCCACCCTCTTCCCCGAGTACCGAG AGAAGTATCTGCAGGACGCGTGGCCGATCGTCAAGGGCGCGCTCAAGGAGTTCGGGGTCTCGTGCGAGCTCAATCTG GTGGAGGGTTCCATGACTGTTTCCACCACCAGGAAGACCAGGGACCCATACATTATTCTCAAGGCCAGGGACCTGATAAAACTCCTGTCGCGGAGCGTTCCTGCACCCCAA GCAATCAAAGTACTCAATGATGAGATGAACTGTGATATTATTAAGATCGGTAGCATCATAAGAAACAAG GAAAGATTTGTCAAAAGGAGAGAACGTCTTCTAGGTCCTAATCTGTCCACCCTTAAG GCTATAGAGATTCTGACTGGATGCTACATCTTAGTTCAG GGGAATACTGTTGCTGCCATGGGTACCTTTAAGGGACTGAAACAAGTCCGAAAGGTTGTGGAGGACTGCATAAAGAACATAAAGCATCCAGTATATCACATTAAG GAACTACTAATTAAACGTGAGCTGGCTAAAAATCCTGCCCTAGCCACTGAAAGCTGGAACAGGTTTCTCCCAAACTTTAAGAA AAAGAATGTCAAGCAAAAGAAGCCGAATACTAAGGAGAAGAAACAGTACACACCCTTTCCGCCTCCTCAACAGCCTAGCAAG ATTGATCTTGAATTGGAGAGTGGTGAGTATTTCATGAGTGACAAGAAGAAGTCAGCAAAGAAATGGCAAGATAAGCTAGATAAGCAATCAGAGAAAtcagaggaaaagaaaagaaagcgaGAAGCTGCATTTGTTCCACCCAAG GAGAACACTCAATCCACCAAAACTACTGATGACAACAATGGGATTGCTGATATTGCGAAGTCCTTGAAG AAAAAGGCAAAGAAATTGAGGAATAGCGAGGCACAGGAAAATGTGAAAATAGAGTCATATGTTGCAAGCAATGAAGAATCACACTCCAAAAAGAAGCAGAAATCTTCATCCATGTAA
- the LOC124657497 gene encoding myosin-5-like translates to MAEHNLSWDQVVQMCRHTHPEEDEELVATAVQDDQLDLEFVTYPGIPRVVRVSRGSLAYVLYLTQFAGSAWEALKHIRQAVDFLVISLKPMRTLREIRTDVCEALSIQQLERIVSMYLDDVNGTNTISAEFASSLKAAAREEANTVTTFSILLDDDSSIPFSLDDITKTMPVIEMAVDDLLPFFRENPSFAFLLQRGE, encoded by the exons atggccgagcacaacCTTAGCTGGGATCAGGTAGTTCAGATGTGCCGTCACAcccacccggaggaggacgaggagctagTCGCCACCGCCGTTCAGGACgaccagctggacctggag TTCGTGACATACCCGGGCATACCTCGGGTGGTTCGGGTTTCAAGAGGATCTTTGGCTTATGTGTTATATTTGACACAGTTTGCAGGTTCAGCCTGGGAGGCACTAAAGCATATCAGACAGGCTGTTGATTTCTTG GTGATTTCTCTAAAACCAATGAGGACATTAAGAGAGATACGTACTGACGTGTGCGAA GCCCTCAGCATACAGCAGCTAGAGCGAATAGTTAGTATGTACTTGGATGATGTCAATGGTACAAACACTATTTCAGCGGAG TTCGCATCAAGCTTGAAAGCTGCTGCGCGTGAGGAAGCAAATACCGTCACAACTTTCTCTATACTGCTAGATGATGATTCTAG CATACCCTTTTCACTTGATGATATCACGAAGACAATGCCAGTCATTGAGATGGCTGTTGATGACTTGCTACCATTTTTCCGTGAGAACCCAAGCTTTGCGTTTTTATTGCAAAGAGGGGAATAG
- the LOC124658456 gene encoding putrescine hydroxycinnamoyltransferase-like, whose translation MEVKVVSSKLVKPRYPEGVPLPDTTEHVPSSVFDKITYHIQMAIIYAFTAPSPSTADIERGLADVLAVYRLFAGQVGAGPDGSPGVLLNDHGTRLVEAHVDGATLADVAPNKPTPEILKLHPNLEGEIEEVVQVQLTRFACGSLAVGFTANHAVADGHATSDFLVAWGRAARGLDHVRVGQSLSPPHNHPDLFRPRDPPAIEFEHRGAEYERPAPANSSHECHGADSVVIHKAHFTKDFIAGLRAKASAGRGRPFSRFETTLAHLWRTMARARGLGPHETSAIRVSVDGRRRLATPPDYFGNLVLWAFPRATAGDLLNRPLKHAAQVIHDAVARVDGAYFQSLVDFVSSGAVEREGLEKTAVLHDVLCPDMEVDSWLTFPFYELDFGTGSPSYFMPSYFPSEGMLFLAPSYIGDGSVDAFVPVFEHNLQAFKECCYSAE comes from the coding sequence ATGGAGGTGAAGGTGGTGAGCTCGAAGCTGGTGAAGCCGCGGTACCCCGAGGGCGTGCCTCTGCCGGACACGACGGAGCACGTGCCGTCCTCGGTGTTCGATAAGATCACGTACCACATCCAGATGGCCATCATCTACGCGTTCACGGCGCCGTCGCCCTCCACGGCCGACATCGAGCGCGGCCTCGCCGACGTGCTGGCCGTCTACCGCCTCTTCGCCGGCCAGGTCGGCGCTGGCCCGGATGGCTCGCCGGGTGTCCTGCTCAACGACCACGGGACGCGGCTCGTGGAGGCGCACGTGGATGGGGCCACCCTCGCCGACGTCGCGCCGAACAAGCCCACGCCGGAGATCCTGAAGCTGCACCCGAACCTCGAGGGGGAGATCGAGGAGGTGGTGCAGGTGCAGCTCACGCGGTTCGCCTGCGGGTCCCTTGCCGTTGGCTTCACGGCCAACCACGCCGTCGCCGATGGCCACGCCACCAGCGACTTCCTCGTCGCATGGGGCCGCGCCGCGCGGGGGCTTGATCATGTCCGTGTCGGCCAGTCCTTGTCGCCGCCGCACAACCACCCCGACCTCTTCCGGCCGCGCGACCCGCCGGCCATTGAGTTCGAGCACCGTGGCGCGGAGTATGAACGTCCAGCACCAGCCAACTCCAGCCATGAGTGCCACGGTGCTGATAGCGTGGTCATCCACAAGGCGCACTTCACCAAGGACTTCATCGCCGGGCTGCGCGCCAAGGCGTCGGCAGGGAGGGGCCGGCCGTTTAGCCGGTTCGAGACCACCCTGGCCCACCTCTGGCGCACCATGGCGCGCGCGCGTGGCCTCGGCCCCCACGAGACCTCCGCCATCCGAGTCTCCGTCGACGGGCGGCGCCGCCTGGCCACCCCGCCAGACTACTTCGGAAACCTCGTCCTCTGGGCGTTCCCGCGCGCCACGGCCGGTGACCTCCTAAACCGGCCGCTGAAGCACGCGGCGCAGGTGATACACGACGCGGTGGCACGGGTGGACGGCGCATACTTCCAGTCCCTCGTAGATTTCGTGAGCTCCGGTGCCGTGGAGCGGGAGGGGCTGGAGAAGACGGCGGTGCTGCACGACGTGCTCTGCCCGGACATGGAGGTGGACAGCTGGCTGACGTTCCCGTTCTACGAGCTGGACTTCGGCACGGGCAGCCCGAGCTACTTCATGCCGTCCTACTTCCCCTCGGAGGGGATGCTCTTCCTTGCGCCGTCCTACATCGGCGACGGCAGCGTCGATGCCTTTGTCCCAGTCTTCGAGCACAATCTTCAGGCCTTCAAAGAATGCTGCTATTCCGCGGAGTAG
- the LOC124657498 gene encoding ornithine decarboxylase-like, whose translation MQQPVLLAPGVKGRKVAAFKRDGELKRKDAVSGLMRSIIAPGGDARSAFFVLDLGEVVHLYNAWRRALADVRPYYAVKCNPEPALLGALATLGAGFDCASRREIEAVLALGVKPGLIVYANPSKPEADIKYAAEVGVNLTTYDSEEEVAKVQRWHPGCELILRIKGPDNAEAKIDLGTKYGAHADEVVPLLRAAQRAGLNVAGVSFHVGDSAYRTGAYREAMEAARGVFDAAAALGMPPMRVLDIGGGFKAGPKFDEAAGVIRNAVARYFGELPSVEVIGEPGRCLAETAFTMAARVIGKRTRGEVREYWIDDGVYGALSCILMDHYVPRPRPLASSCPGEQTYTSTVFGPTCDSRDEVVVGYQLPEVIVGDWLVFDDIGAYAASTGANFNGFFTSDINTYLAYSS comes from the coding sequence ATGCAGCAGCCGGTGCTCCTTGCCCCCGGGGTGAAGGGCAGGAAGGTGGCCGCGTTCAAGCGCGACGGCGAGCTCAAGCGAAAGGACGCCGTCTCCGGCCTCATGCGCTCCATCATCGCTCCCGGTGGCGATGCGCGGAGCGCCTTCTTCGTCCTCGATCTCGGCGAGGTCGTCCACCTGTACAATGCCTGGCGCCGCGCGCTCGCCGACGTGCGTCCGTACTACGCCGTCAAGTGCAACCCGGAGCCGGCGCTGCTTGGCGCCCTCGCCACCCTCGGCGCGGGGTTCGACTGCGCCAGCCGCAGGGAGATCGAGGCCGTGCTCGCTCTCGGGGTCAAGCCCGGGCTCATCGTGTACGCCAACCCGTCCAAGCCCGAGGCCGACATCAAGTACGCGGCGGAGGTCGGCGTCAACCTCACCACGTACGACTCCGAGGAGGAGGTTGCCAAGGTCCAGCGCTGGCACCCCGGATGCGAGCTCATCCTCCGCATCAAGGGTCCCGACAATGCCGAGGCCAAGATCGACCTGGGCACCAAGTACGGCGCGCATGCCGACGAGGTGGTTCCGCTCCTCCGCGCCGCCCAGCGCGCAGGGCTGAACGTGGCCGGCGTGTCGTTCCACGTCGGGGACAGCGCGTACCGCACCGGCGCGTATCGCGAGGCCATGGAGGCCGCCCGGGGCGTCTTCGATGCGGCGGCGGCCCTCGGCATGCCGCCCATGCGCGTGCTCGACATCGGCGGCGGGTTCAAGGCTGGCCCCAAATTCGACGAGGCGGCGGGAGTCATCAGAAACGCGGTGGCGCGATACTTCGGCGAGCTCCCATCGGTGGAGGTTATCGGCGAGCCCGGGAGGTGCTTGGCCGAGACGGCattcacgatggcggcgcgcgTCATCGGGAAGCGCACGCGCGGCGAGGTGCGCGAGTACTGGATCGACGACGGCGTGTACGGCGCCCTGAGCTGCATACTCATGGACCACTATGTGCCGCGCCCGAGGCCACTCGCTTCCAGTTGCCCCGGTGAGCAGACATACACGTCGACGGTGTTCGGGCCGACCTGCGACTCCCGTGACGAGGTGGTGGTCGGCTACCAGCTGCCGGAGGTGATAGTGGGGGACTGGCTCGTGTTCGACGACATTGGCGCCTATGCCGCCTCTACCGGCGCAAACTTCAACGGCTTCTTCACGTCCGACATAAACACGTACTTGGCGTACTCCAGCTAA